The following proteins are encoded in a genomic region of Anaerolineae bacterium:
- a CDS encoding Uptake hydrogenase large subunit yields the protein MNKRIDVHHVTRVEGHGNIVVEVENGELKTCRFEVVETPRFFEAMLRGRPYSEASHITSRICGICATGHATASLRASEKALGVELSEQSWLLRKLTFHGEILDSHILHVYMLVAPDFLGVGSVIPLVGTHPEVVLRALRMKKLAGDLCAMVTGRHTHPIAMVVGGFTHFPKMSELEAMRQRLIDSRKDVEATVELFSKLPWPEFERDTEYVSLSKPDEYAFIDGDIVTSDGVRVPPERYKEVTNEFMVPHSTAKFTRNKRESLMVGALARFNNNYDLLHPKAKEAAAALGMKPKVTNTFLNSAAQVVEIVHSTEDSIRIIEELLNRGVQPEEPAPVKRMPGEGVGVAEVPRGLLIHHYAIGEDGRITAANCIIPTNQNINNLEHDMRAWVPKVMHKPESEMQLDLEMLVRAYDPCISCSVHVLKIHR from the coding sequence ATGAATAAACGAATTGATGTCCATCACGTCACCCGGGTAGAAGGACACGGTAATATCGTTGTTGAAGTCGAAAACGGTGAATTAAAGACCTGTCGGTTTGAGGTGGTTGAAACCCCTCGCTTCTTCGAAGCGATGTTACGCGGTCGTCCCTACAGCGAGGCTTCTCACATTACCAGCCGAATCTGTGGCATTTGTGCCACCGGACATGCCACAGCCTCTTTGCGGGCATCCGAAAAAGCGTTAGGCGTGGAGCTCAGCGAGCAGAGTTGGCTTTTGCGAAAATTGACCTTTCATGGCGAAATCCTGGATAGCCATATTTTGCATGTCTACATGCTGGTTGCGCCGGATTTCCTGGGGGTAGGCAGTGTCATCCCCCTGGTAGGTACGCATCCCGAGGTGGTGCTACGGGCTTTGCGGATGAAGAAACTGGCAGGCGATCTATGCGCGATGGTCACCGGGCGGCATACCCATCCGATTGCCATGGTGGTGGGTGGATTCACGCACTTCCCGAAAATGTCAGAACTGGAAGCCATGCGTCAACGCTTGATCGACTCGCGTAAAGATGTTGAAGCAACCGTCGAGTTGTTCTCCAAGTTACCCTGGCCAGAATTTGAACGAGATACCGAGTACGTCTCATTGAGCAAGCCCGATGAATATGCCTTTATCGATGGGGATATCGTCACCAGCGATGGAGTGCGTGTTCCACCTGAGCGCTATAAAGAAGTGACCAACGAGTTTATGGTACCCCACTCGACCGCCAAATTCACCCGCAACAAGCGCGAATCGCTCATGGTAGGAGCATTGGCACGCTTTAATAACAATTATGATCTGCTACACCCCAAGGCAAAGGAAGCTGCGGCGGCGTTGGGGATGAAACCCAAAGTGACCAATACCTTCCTGAATTCTGCCGCCCAGGTGGTTGAGATCGTGCATAGCACAGAGGATTCGATTCGCATTATTGAAGAACTCTTGAATCGCGGTGTACAACCCGAAGAGCCGGCACCGGTCAAACGGATGCCTGGCGAGGGCGTTGGCGTAGCGGAAGTCCCGCGCGGCTTATTGATCCATCACTATGCCATCGGAGAAGATGGCCGTATCACCGCTGCGAACTGTATCATCCCAACCAATCAGAACATTAATAATCTCGAGCATGACATGCGCGCCTGGGTGCCAAAAGTGATGCACAAACCCGAATCCGAAATGCAATTGGATTTAGAGATGTTGGTGCGTGCGTATGACCCCTGCATTTCGTGCAGTGTGCATGTCTTGAAAATTCACCGCTAA
- a CDS encoding putative GAF sensor protein encodes MGFSKSNGDSFERLYLDVSQTGITRNLVKAELVSSVSWLIKLRWIAGAGVLLATWVVHNFFNVGAPLAVLYGIGVAILLYNIFFLISERRAKRRGASEDDFQSLAIWQTALDWLAMTLLFHYSGGVESPAIWYFIFHIIIAAIFFPQRTAFLLSILAIFLVGGTVLLEYIGWLPHHALQNYLPVSLYQSPLYVLGVLSFFSTTAIFVTFLVGSIQERLRRREAEVIQLSQDLQRATVRLQALNEISKVVGSTLDLKQVLDRLVETTAKAMGVRACSIRMLDKSGRKLEPVAVYGLSQTYINKGPVDALTNPLAKETLSGKVVNIPNAPQSPLLQYPLEARQEGIQSMLSAPLLGKSGPLGILRVYDTKANRFNQEDEEFIAAIAAQGSIAIENAIAYQAMSELDKMKSQFIHTATHELRSPVSVTRSLLRTITAGYAGAVSEQQKEILERAARRIEYLQKLIDDLLDLAAGKVSNFIAEEFQPISVKEVIERVVERYKIPAQEKQIDFRFECDCPAEKVFVRATADGLDRIFNNLISNAVKYTLAGGQVLVKMEALDGEIHVAVQDSGIGIPEEALPHLFQEFYRAPNAKELATEGTGLGLAITKDMVQRFEGRITVESKVGVGTTFHVFLPLAREEIKL; translated from the coding sequence ATGGGATTCTCCAAATCCAATGGAGACTCGTTTGAGCGGCTGTATCTGGACGTTTCACAGACGGGGATTACCCGCAATCTGGTCAAAGCTGAACTGGTATCCAGCGTTTCCTGGCTGATAAAACTGCGCTGGATTGCCGGCGCAGGCGTCCTGTTAGCCACCTGGGTTGTTCATAATTTTTTTAATGTTGGAGCGCCGCTTGCCGTTTTATATGGCATCGGCGTTGCCATCTTACTCTATAATATTTTCTTTCTGATCAGTGAACGCCGCGCCAAACGGCGCGGCGCTTCTGAAGATGATTTCCAATCGTTAGCGATCTGGCAAACAGCACTGGACTGGTTAGCGATGACCCTGCTCTTTCACTACTCAGGAGGAGTGGAAAGTCCAGCAATCTGGTATTTCATCTTTCATATTATTATCGCCGCCATTTTCTTCCCTCAACGAACGGCTTTTCTTCTCTCTATTCTGGCAATTTTCCTGGTTGGGGGAACAGTCCTGCTCGAATACATTGGCTGGCTGCCCCATCACGCATTGCAAAACTATCTGCCGGTATCTCTTTACCAAAGTCCGCTCTATGTGCTTGGGGTCTTGAGCTTTTTCTCGACCACAGCCATCTTTGTCACATTTTTAGTGGGCAGCATTCAAGAACGGCTACGGCGGCGAGAAGCGGAGGTCATTCAACTCAGCCAGGACTTGCAGCGCGCCACGGTTCGCTTACAGGCGCTAAACGAAATCTCTAAAGTTGTCGGCTCGACTTTGGACCTCAAGCAAGTCCTGGATCGCCTGGTCGAAACGACCGCCAAGGCGATGGGCGTACGGGCTTGCTCAATCCGTATGTTAGATAAAAGTGGGCGAAAGTTAGAGCCGGTGGCTGTTTATGGACTGAGCCAAACCTACATCAACAAAGGACCGGTGGATGCGTTGACCAACCCGTTGGCAAAAGAGACCCTATCGGGAAAAGTCGTCAACATTCCCAATGCCCCACAAAGCCCATTGTTACAATATCCTCTGGAAGCCCGTCAGGAAGGGATTCAATCCATGCTCTCTGCACCGCTGCTCGGTAAAAGTGGTCCACTGGGCATCCTGAGAGTGTACGATACAAAAGCCAATCGGTTCAACCAAGAAGATGAAGAATTCATCGCCGCCATTGCAGCTCAGGGGAGTATCGCAATCGAAAACGCCATTGCTTACCAGGCGATGAGCGAACTGGATAAAATGAAAAGCCAGTTCATTCACACCGCAACCCATGAGTTGCGCTCACCGGTCAGCGTAACGCGCAGCCTGCTGCGTACCATTACAGCGGGTTATGCTGGCGCGGTCTCGGAGCAACAAAAAGAGATTTTGGAACGCGCCGCGCGCAGGATTGAATACCTGCAAAAGCTTATCGACGACCTGCTTGACCTGGCAGCTGGCAAAGTCAGTAATTTTATCGCTGAGGAGTTTCAACCGATTTCCGTGAAGGAAGTCATTGAGCGAGTCGTGGAACGGTATAAAATCCCGGCTCAAGAAAAGCAGATTGACTTTCGATTCGAGTGCGATTGCCCAGCCGAGAAGGTTTTTGTGCGTGCAACCGCAGATGGATTAGACCGCATTTTCAACAATTTGATTTCCAACGCGGTCAAATACACGCTGGCTGGCGGTCAGGTGCTGGTCAAAATGGAAGCATTGGATGGGGAGATTCATGTCGCAGTTCAAGACAGCGGCATTGGCATCCCTGAAGAAGCTCTGCCACACCTCTTTCAAGAGTTTTATCGCGCTCCAAACGCCAAAGAGCTCGCTACCGAAGGAACCGGCCTGGGCTTAGCCATCACCAAAGACATGGTGCAGCGTTTCGAGGGGCGCATCACGGTGGAAAGTAAGGTTGGCGTTGGTACAACCTTTCATGTCTTCTTGCCATTGGCGCGAGAAGAGATCAAATTATAA
- a CDS encoding Hydrogenase maturation protease, producing MPQDPSIPEEQRPTLILGVGNTLYGDDGLGVRVAEELTRHNLPAGVAVEVAAVSGINLVLRMDGWKRVIIIDAVQMGEKPGAWRRFRAEDVRYFAGGQGLSLHETGVAQALELAEALGKLPEEVLIYGVEPERLEISEELSPPVQAAIPEIIKHILGELWKRER from the coding sequence GTGCCTCAAGACCCATCCATCCCTGAAGAGCAACGACCGACTCTGATCCTTGGGGTGGGAAACACCCTCTACGGGGATGATGGGCTTGGGGTACGCGTGGCAGAAGAGTTGACCCGCCACAACTTGCCGGCTGGAGTAGCGGTTGAGGTCGCCGCAGTCAGCGGAATCAATCTGGTATTACGGATGGATGGATGGAAGCGGGTCATCATTATTGACGCAGTGCAAATGGGCGAAAAGCCCGGGGCCTGGCGTCGTTTTCGAGCAGAGGATGTCAGGTATTTTGCCGGCGGGCAGGGTCTGTCTTTGCATGAAACAGGAGTGGCGCAGGCATTGGAGCTGGCAGAGGCATTGGGAAAGTTGCCCGAAGAAGTTTTGATTTACGGTGTGGAACCCGAACGATTGGAGATCAGCGAAGAACTCAGTCCACCCGTACAAGCCGCAATACCTGAGATCATCAAACATATCCTTGGAGAATTATGGAAGAGAGAGAGATGA
- a CDS encoding NAD-reducing hydrogenase subunit HoxE, with the protein MSEDLQDQTFDLTPLLKILEEYKNQKGAVIPILQRTQEVYGYLPKPILQEISKRMRIPLSRIQGVATFYAQFHLKRRGRHLIRVCDGTACHVRGATKLIDAISEEFDTPPGGSSPDYKYSLEIVYCVGSCGLAPVVVVDEKVYGNTDVRKLERELKNLS; encoded by the coding sequence ATGAGCGAAGATCTTCAAGACCAAACCTTTGATCTCACCCCCTTATTGAAAATCCTGGAAGAATATAAGAACCAAAAGGGAGCAGTGATCCCCATCTTACAGCGAACACAAGAAGTTTACGGGTATCTCCCCAAGCCAATTTTGCAAGAAATTTCCAAACGGATGCGCATTCCGCTCAGCCGTATTCAAGGAGTAGCCACATTTTACGCCCAGTTCCACCTGAAACGACGCGGTCGGCATCTTATTCGGGTATGCGATGGTACGGCCTGTCATGTGCGTGGAGCAACAAAGTTAATTGACGCAATTTCCGAAGAATTCGATACACCTCCAGGGGGAAGTTCTCCTGATTATAAGTATTCCCTGGAAATAGTATATTGTGTTGGCTCATGCGGGTTGGCCCCGGTCGTGGTGGTAGATGAAAAGGTATATGGTAACACTGATGTCAGAAAACTGGAGCGAGAGTTGAAGAATTTATCTTAG
- a CDS encoding Heterodisulfide reductase, cytochrome reductase subunit — translation MVAIASYPQTQVFPNMEQDIYLPYLATIVDIRPMTALEKVFTIELPNGMSLGHRPGQFMEVSVFGVGEAPISISSSPSRSNGTFELCVRKVGDVTTALHNLKPGDKVGLRGPFGRGFPYENFRGKDILFVPGGLGLAPLRSLINQVLDERAQYGRVIILYGARNPGELLFKDELKAWGEREDVELHVTVDRGDETWTGNVGVVTTLFKNISIYPRNTVGITCGPPVMYRFVLMEFFGKGISEGNIYLSLERRMKCGVGKCGHCQINNIYACQSGPVFSYREIKGLEEAL, via the coding sequence ATGGTTGCCATAGCGAGTTACCCTCAAACACAAGTCTTTCCAAACATGGAACAGGATATTTACCTGCCTTATCTGGCAACGATTGTTGATATCCGTCCCATGACGGCCCTCGAGAAAGTGTTTACCATTGAGCTGCCCAATGGAATGTCCCTTGGTCATCGCCCAGGGCAATTCATGGAAGTCTCGGTGTTTGGCGTCGGAGAGGCGCCGATCAGCATTAGCAGCTCTCCCAGCCGCAGTAACGGCACTTTCGAACTTTGCGTGCGCAAAGTGGGTGATGTCACAACCGCCTTACATAACCTGAAGCCAGGCGATAAGGTCGGCTTACGTGGCCCATTTGGACGGGGTTTCCCTTACGAAAACTTTCGCGGCAAAGATATTCTCTTTGTTCCGGGTGGGCTTGGTCTGGCACCGCTACGCTCGTTGATTAATCAAGTGCTGGACGAACGCGCGCAATACGGACGCGTGATTATCCTCTACGGAGCGCGCAACCCGGGTGAATTGTTATTCAAAGATGAGTTAAAAGCCTGGGGCGAACGGGAGGATGTCGAACTGCACGTGACCGTTGACCGCGGCGATGAAACCTGGACAGGAAATGTCGGTGTGGTTACGACACTGTTCAAGAACATCTCGATTTACCCACGCAACACGGTTGGTATCACCTGCGGTCCACCGGTAATGTACCGCTTTGTCTTGATGGAGTTCTTTGGCAAAGGAATTTCCGAAGGCAATATCTACCTATCCCTGGAACGCAGGATGAAATGTGGGGTAGGGAAGTGTGGTCACTGTCAAATCAATAATATCTATGCATGTCAGTCTGGCCCGGTGTTCAGTTACCGCGAGATTAAGGGCCTGGAGGAGGCATTATGA
- a CDS encoding two-component hybrid sensor and regulator: MEEREMSKKHILIIDDDADQRLTVRLPLEAAGYQVSEAKTSEEGLELVKKLRPDLIVLDVMMDTATAGFQVALALHSPDPNSEYKEFRDIPILMLTAIHTTTPLRFAPDSDYLPVEVFLEKPVDPEVLVAKVKELLPG, from the coding sequence ATGGAAGAGAGAGAGATGAGCAAAAAACACATTCTAATCATTGACGATGACGCTGATCAACGACTTACCGTTCGCTTGCCGCTGGAAGCGGCTGGTTATCAAGTCAGCGAAGCGAAAACCTCAGAGGAGGGGTTAGAGCTGGTCAAGAAGCTGCGACCGGATTTGATCGTCCTGGATGTAATGATGGACACTGCCACAGCCGGTTTTCAGGTTGCCTTAGCCTTACATAGCCCTGACCCCAATTCTGAATATAAAGAGTTTCGCGATATTCCCATCCTGATGCTGACCGCCATTCACACCACCACACCGCTGCGCTTTGCCCCTGATTCAGATTACTTGCCAGTGGAAGTCTTCCTTGAAAAACCTGTTGACCCCGAGGTGTTGGTGGCAAAGGTCAAGGAATTGCTACCTGGTTGA
- a CDS encoding putative heterodisulfide reductase, iron-sulfur binding subunit, whose product MSLTILPKPAFQDFVSRMQADYRVAGPTPKNGAYVFEEIHDPAELRMDYPTTLLPPKKFLLPTREVLFKYTRQNGGVLQDPPETPPTVILGVHTCDLHAIQLLDTVFSSGQYDIHYMNRRKKTLIVSIECLNPCDEHSFCKSMGTLTADEGYDLHLTDLGDRYAVDVGTQAGEQLLAKYANARTAEKEDIQQLNAVISAKWPKFPYRLDFDVSELPSILELSMKSPLWQELGDRCLACAACTNVCPTCFCFDVRDEVELNLVDGQRVRQWDSCQLDEFATVAGGHNFRASRALRQRHRFMRKGKYILDAHKHLGCVGCGRCARACLVDITPVSVFNELYRQQEAGS is encoded by the coding sequence GTGAGCCTCACGATTCTTCCCAAACCAGCCTTTCAAGATTTTGTCTCCCGCATGCAAGCGGATTATCGCGTTGCGGGACCCACGCCAAAGAACGGCGCCTATGTCTTCGAGGAAATCCATGATCCCGCCGAGTTGCGCATGGATTACCCTACCACTTTGCTGCCGCCCAAGAAATTCCTCTTACCAACCCGAGAAGTATTATTCAAATACACCCGACAGAATGGCGGCGTCTTACAAGATCCTCCTGAAACACCTCCCACGGTGATCCTTGGAGTACATACCTGTGACCTTCATGCGATTCAACTCTTAGATACGGTCTTCTCGAGTGGTCAGTACGACATCCACTACATGAACCGCCGCAAGAAAACTCTGATTGTCAGCATTGAATGTCTCAATCCCTGCGATGAACATTCCTTCTGCAAAAGCATGGGAACGCTGACTGCGGATGAAGGTTACGACCTCCATTTGACCGATCTGGGTGATCGCTATGCTGTGGATGTGGGGACGCAAGCTGGCGAGCAATTGTTAGCAAAATACGCCAATGCCCGCACGGCGGAAAAAGAAGATATCCAGCAACTCAATGCTGTAATCAGTGCGAAATGGCCCAAATTCCCCTACCGCCTGGACTTTGACGTAAGCGAATTACCATCGATACTTGAATTGAGCATGAAGAGTCCCTTATGGCAAGAACTGGGAGACCGCTGCCTTGCCTGTGCCGCCTGCACGAATGTTTGCCCGACCTGCTTCTGCTTTGATGTCCGTGATGAAGTCGAACTGAACCTGGTTGACGGTCAGCGAGTGCGCCAGTGGGATTCTTGCCAGTTGGATGAATTTGCTACCGTAGCTGGTGGACACAACTTCCGAGCCAGCCGCGCTCTCCGTCAACGGCATCGCTTCATGCGCAAAGGCAAATATATATTGGATGCCCACAAACATCTGGGTTGCGTTGGTTGCGGGCGTTGCGCGCGGGCATGTCTGGTCGATATTACTCCGGTCAGCGTCTTTAATGAGCTGTACCGACAACAAGAAGCTGGGAGTTAA
- a CDS encoding ABC-type multidrug/protein/lipid transport system, ATPase component — protein MNQQPVSHRNRSLPPAMGPGRGPGPFGGRPHLAGMGRVEKARDLKGALRKLLQYLGEYRLAVVLVSGMALISTILMIFGPKVLGMATTTLFEGVIAQMSGRGSIDFGTIRRFLLITLGLYGISALLNFWQGWLMADIALKITYRLRKDVMQKIQRLPFRYFDKTTHGEVLSFLTNDVDTINQTLNQSLTQIITSLATVVGVLVMMLSINWIMTLVALVMVPLSFFLVMVIIRNSQRYFSEQQDQIGHVNGHVEESFGAHQVIKIFNGEQKSLQKFDLLNNRLYDAAWKAQFFSGVMMPLMGFMGNLGFVAVTIIGGWLVIRKVIAVGDIQAFIQYVRMFTQPITQIANISNVLQQTAAAAERVFDFLAQEEEPLDTQTVMPLREIRGNVEFREVYFGYQPDQMVIKNFSAKIQAGQKVAIVGPTGAGKTTLVKLLMRFYDVDRGAILIDGVDIRQFPRGDLRCLFGMVLQDAWLFNGTILENIRYGYPAASDFEVVQAAQAANIDHFIRTLPEGYNMVLNEEVTNLSQGQKQLMTIARAILIQPQMLILDEATSSVDTHTELLIQAAMEKMMQGRTSFIIAHRLSTIRNADLILVIKDGNIVEQGDHESLLQRNGFYAELYRSQFEPLPEAVG, from the coding sequence ATGAATCAACAACCCGTCTCTCACCGAAATCGCAGTCTGCCACCAGCCATGGGTCCAGGAAGAGGGCCAGGGCCATTTGGAGGGCGCCCACATCTGGCAGGAATGGGCAGGGTGGAGAAAGCCCGCGATCTCAAAGGAGCATTGCGTAAACTTCTGCAGTACCTTGGCGAATACCGACTGGCAGTTGTGCTCGTTAGCGGTATGGCTTTGATTTCTACCATCCTGATGATCTTCGGGCCAAAAGTGCTCGGAATGGCGACCACAACGTTATTCGAAGGGGTGATTGCCCAAATGAGCGGCAGGGGAAGCATCGACTTCGGGACGATTCGGCGCTTTTTGTTGATCACTTTAGGCCTTTATGGGATTTCTGCCCTCTTAAATTTCTGGCAGGGGTGGTTGATGGCAGATATTGCCTTGAAGATCACCTATCGCTTACGCAAGGATGTGATGCAAAAAATCCAACGCCTGCCATTTCGCTATTTCGATAAAACTACCCATGGAGAGGTGCTTTCTTTTCTTACCAATGATGTGGATACCATCAATCAGACATTGAACCAGAGCCTTACCCAAATCATTACCTCTTTGGCTACCGTTGTTGGTGTCTTGGTCATGATGCTTTCGATTAACTGGATCATGACCCTGGTTGCTCTGGTAATGGTCCCTTTGTCTTTCTTTTTGGTGATGGTGATCATCCGCAATTCGCAACGCTATTTCTCTGAGCAGCAGGATCAAATCGGACATGTCAACGGTCATGTAGAGGAGTCATTTGGCGCGCATCAGGTGATCAAAATCTTCAATGGCGAGCAGAAAAGTCTCCAGAAATTTGACCTTTTGAACAATCGACTTTACGATGCCGCCTGGAAAGCCCAATTCTTTTCTGGTGTGATGATGCCCTTAATGGGCTTTATGGGCAACCTGGGTTTTGTCGCCGTGACCATCATCGGCGGATGGCTGGTTATAAGGAAGGTGATCGCCGTCGGTGATATTCAGGCTTTCATTCAATACGTCCGCATGTTCACCCAACCGATCACCCAAATTGCCAACATTTCCAATGTTCTGCAACAAACCGCCGCAGCAGCCGAGCGGGTATTTGATTTTCTGGCACAAGAAGAAGAACCTCTGGATACGCAAACGGTTATGCCCTTGCGTGAGATACGCGGCAATGTGGAGTTTCGCGAGGTCTATTTTGGATATCAACCCGATCAGATGGTGATCAAGAACTTCTCTGCCAAAATCCAGGCTGGTCAAAAGGTAGCGATTGTCGGACCAACCGGTGCCGGCAAGACGACTCTGGTCAAATTGCTCATGCGTTTCTATGATGTCGATCGAGGAGCGATCTTAATCGATGGGGTAGATATTCGCCAATTCCCGCGCGGCGACTTGCGTTGCCTGTTCGGTATGGTCTTGCAGGACGCCTGGTTATTCAACGGAACCATATTGGAGAACATTCGCTACGGTTATCCCGCCGCCAGTGACTTCGAAGTCGTTCAAGCCGCTCAGGCTGCAAACATTGACCACTTTATCCGCACCTTACCCGAAGGTTACAACATGGTTTTAAACGAAGAGGTAACCAACCTGTCACAGGGACAAAAACAACTGATGACCATTGCGCGCGCCATCCTGATCCAACCCCAGATGCTGATTCTGGACGAAGCAACCAGTTCCGTGGACACCCATACCGAATTGCTGATTCAAGCCGCCATGGAGAAGATGATGCAGGGTCGCACCAGTTTTATCATTGCCCATCGGCTTTCAACCATTCGCAACGCCGATCTCATTCTGGTTATTAAGGATGGAAACATCGTTGAGCAGGGAGATCACGAGTCTCTTCTTCAACGCAATGGTTTCTATGCCGAGTTATATCGCAGCCAGTTTGAACCGCTCCCTGAAGCTGTCGGTTAA
- a CDS encoding Lipid A export ATP-binding/permease protein MsbA — protein MLRLVKYLKPYARLLILAILLLFVQANADLALPDYLSRIVTNGIQLNGIEEELPDALRAQQFDKLTLFLNAEEQAQLLRLYEKVEAQSPSYEQMRALYPALAETSVYVLNNQSARQEAEQIQSLQKAFLTVFILDQWQSGNMPAATMLPSQGMEVFKMPAGADWTLVLSKLPLSVRQEVASKVYESLSALGENALHQNLAMAVREEYRALGVDLNRLQNNFIQRTGLRMLAIALLSAICTITVGLLAARTAAGFSRDLRHSLYSKVLSFSSMEFNRFSAASLITRSTNDINQLQMLIMMMVRMVFYAPLIAVGGLIRAMSKDIAMVWTIGLAVVALVSVIVIAYQVSIKKFIIIQDLVDRLNAIARENLVGMMVVRAFNRQDYEESRFDEVNLRLMKENLFVNRVFIVVMPFMMLIMNGVSLLIIGVGAQQVAQASLQVGDLMAFMQYAMQIVFSFMMISFMFMMFPRADVSAHRVADVLESEISITDPVQPLDLTQPVRGEVAFHKVSFRYPDAEEDVLHEIDFVAPPGTTTAILGTTGSGKSTILNLIPRFYDVTEGKITIDGVDIRQIPLQKLRELIAYVPQKSNLFSGDVKSNLRFANDQAEEERLIEAIKISQAADFVLGNEKGLELEVSQGGTNLSGGQRQRLAIARALVKNAPIYLFDDSFSALDFKTDLALRRELKKHLAKATVFIVSQRVASIKDSDQIIVLDQGHIVGIGTHAELMESCEVYRQIAISQLGVEVLA, from the coding sequence ATGTTAAGACTTGTCAAATATTTGAAACCCTACGCCAGGCTGTTGATTCTGGCTATCCTCTTATTGTTCGTTCAAGCCAACGCCGATCTGGCATTGCCCGATTACTTATCGCGAATAGTGACCAACGGCATTCAGTTGAATGGTATCGAGGAAGAACTGCCTGACGCCCTACGCGCACAGCAATTCGATAAACTCACCCTGTTTCTAAACGCTGAAGAGCAGGCGCAACTCCTTAGGCTATACGAGAAGGTTGAGGCCCAATCACCCAGTTATGAGCAAATGCGAGCGCTCTATCCAGCTCTGGCTGAGACGTCGGTCTATGTATTGAATAACCAATCCGCCAGGCAGGAAGCAGAGCAGATACAGAGCCTCCAAAAAGCCTTTCTCACTGTCTTTATCCTCGATCAATGGCAAAGCGGCAACATGCCTGCCGCAACGATGTTGCCCAGCCAGGGGATGGAAGTGTTCAAGATGCCTGCCGGGGCTGACTGGACCCTCGTGCTGAGCAAATTACCGCTTTCTGTTCGGCAAGAGGTTGCCAGTAAAGTCTATGAAAGCCTGAGCGCCTTGGGTGAAAATGCTCTCCATCAAAACCTTGCGATGGCGGTTCGGGAGGAGTATCGTGCCCTGGGGGTGGATCTCAATAGACTACAAAACAACTTTATTCAACGGACAGGATTGCGGATGCTGGCAATTGCTTTGCTTTCCGCCATTTGTACAATCACAGTGGGCTTGCTGGCTGCACGAACCGCAGCGGGTTTCAGTCGTGATTTACGGCATTCACTGTATTCGAAGGTCTTGAGTTTCTCCAGCATGGAATTTAACCGTTTCTCGGCAGCTTCTTTGATCACTCGTTCTACCAATGATATTAACCAATTGCAAATGCTCATCATGATGATGGTGCGCATGGTTTTTTACGCGCCATTGATTGCGGTTGGCGGCCTGATCCGTGCCATGAGCAAGGATATCGCAATGGTTTGGACAATCGGGTTAGCGGTAGTGGCTCTGGTCAGCGTGATTGTCATAGCCTATCAGGTCTCCATAAAGAAATTCATAATTATTCAAGACCTGGTTGACCGACTGAACGCCATTGCCAGGGAAAATCTGGTGGGAATGATGGTCGTGCGGGCATTCAACCGTCAGGACTATGAAGAGAGCCGTTTCGATGAGGTCAATTTGCGGCTGATGAAAGAAAACCTGTTCGTCAATCGTGTGTTCATCGTGGTCATGCCATTTATGATGCTCATTATGAACGGGGTTTCGTTACTTATCATCGGGGTTGGCGCACAACAAGTTGCCCAAGCCAGTTTACAGGTGGGTGATCTGATGGCTTTCATGCAATATGCCATGCAAATTGTCTTTTCATTCATGATGATCTCGTTTATGTTTATGATGTTTCCGCGTGCGGATGTATCTGCTCACCGCGTAGCAGATGTTTTGGAAAGTGAAATCAGCATCACTGACCCAGTGCAACCGCTCGATTTAACACAACCGGTGCGAGGAGAGGTAGCCTTCCATAAAGTCTCCTTTCGCTATCCCGATGCAGAGGAAGACGTGCTCCATGAAATCGACTTTGTTGCCCCGCCTGGTACTACCACGGCTATTTTGGGAACAACCGGCTCTGGGAAATCCACAATCCTGAACCTCATTCCGCGCTTCTATGATGTTACTGAGGGCAAAATCACCATCGATGGCGTGGATATCCGCCAGATTCCACTCCAGAAGTTGAGAGAACTGATCGCCTACGTCCCCCAGAAAAGCAATCTGTTTTCCGGAGACGTAAAGAGCAACTTGCGTTTTGCCAACGATCAGGCTGAGGAAGAGCGCTTGATTGAAGCAATCAAAATTTCTCAGGCAGCCGATTTTGTGCTGGGCAATGAAAAAGGCCTGGAATTGGAAGTCTCTCAAGGCGGCACAAACCTTTCCGGAGGGCAGCGCCAACGGCTTGCCATCGCCCGAGCTTTGGTGAAGAATGCTCCGATTTATCTCTTTGACGACAGCTTTTCTGCCCTCGACTTCAAAACCGATCTCGCCTTACGCAGGGAACTGAAGAAACATCTGGCGAAAGCCACGGTCTTCATCGTCAGCCAGCGAGTGGCAAGTATCAAGGATTCTGATCAAATTATCGTTTTAGATCAGGGACACATTGTGGGGATTGGCACCCATGCAGAACTTATGGAAAGCTGTGAGGTCTATCGGCAGATTGCCATATCCCAGCTTGGTGTGGAGGTACTGGCATGA